A DNA window from Maribellus comscasis contains the following coding sequences:
- a CDS encoding cupin domain-containing protein codes for MQDTEIEKSKRHVLIEIIDYTSNAIASKTIIRKTTGNVSVTAFDNGMILPETFSAFDIFVQIIEGDAEIVIDKHSLLLKTGEIVIIPAHVSHFIKANKRFKMISTVIKSGYEENTL; via the coding sequence ATGCAGGATACAGAGATCGAAAAATCGAAACGACATGTCTTAATTGAAATTATTGATTACACTTCCAACGCAATTGCAAGCAAAACGATTATCAGGAAAACAACTGGAAATGTAAGTGTTACCGCATTTGATAACGGAATGATTCTTCCGGAAACTTTTTCTGCATTCGATATATTTGTCCAAATCATAGAAGGAGATGCCGAGATAGTAATTGATAAACATTCACTCCTGCTAAAAACAGGGGAAATAGTCATAATACCTGCCCATGTCTCGCACTTTATAAAAGCCAATAAAAGGTTTAAAATGATTTCGACAGTAATTAAAAGCGGGTATGAAGAAAACACATTATAA
- a CDS encoding ATP-binding protein, with amino-acid sequence MKVLNSETNLNEVMEYIYYFFKEEVEGKGINLLYEQGLSSKEVTVYSDQNKIIAILINLIKNAIKFTERGSIKFGYEKKGETLIFFVKDTGVGIDEEQKNIIFERFERVSTKLMVDNSGNGFGLSISKAYVELFGGRIWVESEFGQGSSFYFTIPYDSVKKEQNNLLQKPVVSTRYLKILIAEDNEISEKLIRKLLGKFAREIITVKSGIEAVDSCQNNPDIDLIIMDIRMPEMNGYEATRQIRLFNSEVIIVAQTAIAFDIEREKAIDAGCDDFISKPFPSNVFERLLKKHFELT; translated from the coding sequence ATGAAGGTTTTAAATTCAGAGACAAATTTAAATGAGGTAATGGAATATATTTATTACTTCTTTAAGGAAGAAGTCGAGGGAAAGGGAATTAATTTGCTCTACGAACAGGGATTATCTTCAAAGGAAGTTACTGTTTATTCAGATCAGAATAAAATCATCGCAATTCTGATTAACCTAATAAAAAATGCAATAAAATTTACAGAAAGAGGATCAATAAAATTTGGATATGAGAAGAAGGGAGAAACCTTAATATTTTTTGTAAAAGATACAGGTGTTGGAATTGATGAGGAGCAGAAGAATATCATTTTTGAAAGGTTCGAAAGAGTCAGCACAAAGCTTATGGTAGATAATAGCGGAAATGGTTTTGGACTATCAATTTCGAAAGCTTATGTGGAATTATTTGGAGGAAGAATTTGGGTCGAAAGCGAGTTTGGGCAAGGTTCTTCTTTCTATTTTACGATTCCTTATGATTCTGTCAAAAAAGAGCAAAATAATTTACTTCAAAAGCCGGTTGTTTCAACCAGATATCTGAAAATATTAATTGCGGAGGATAATGAAATATCTGAAAAACTTATTCGGAAATTGCTTGGCAAATTCGCACGGGAAATAATCACAGTAAAATCAGGTATTGAAGCAGTGGATTCCTGTCAGAATAACCCCGATATTGATTTAATAATAATGGATATTCGAATGCCTGAAATGAACGGATATGAAGCGACCAGACAAATACGCCTTTTTAATAGTGAGGTGATTATTGTCGCACAAACTGCAATAGCTTTCGATATAGAACGGGAAAAAGCCATTGATGCCGGATGTGATGATTTTATTTCAAAACCTTTTCCCTCAAATGTATTTGAAAGATTACTAAAAAAACACTTTGAACTGACATAA